From one Streptomyces chromofuscus genomic stretch:
- a CDS encoding phosphoribosyltransferase, which yields MSSVRENLSYEQFGVAVRELAQAVADDGYEPDVVLSIARGGVFVAGGLAYALDCKNIHLVNVEFYTGVGTTLEMPVMLAPVPNVVDFSDKKVLIADDVADTGKTLKLVRDFCLDAVAEVRSAVIYEKSHSLVRCEYVWKRTDEWINFPWSVEPPVVRRAGQVLDA from the coding sequence ATGAGTTCCGTACGAGAGAACCTCAGCTACGAGCAGTTCGGCGTCGCCGTCCGTGAGCTCGCGCAGGCCGTGGCCGACGACGGGTACGAGCCCGATGTCGTGCTCAGCATCGCCCGCGGCGGCGTCTTCGTCGCCGGCGGGCTCGCCTACGCGCTCGACTGCAAGAACATCCACCTGGTGAACGTGGAGTTCTACACGGGTGTGGGCACGACCCTCGAGATGCCGGTCATGCTCGCTCCCGTCCCCAACGTCGTCGACTTCTCCGACAAGAAGGTCCTGATCGCCGACGACGTCGCCGACACCGGCAAGACGCTCAAGCTCGTGCGCGACTTCTGCCTCGACGCCGTCGCCGAGGTGCGCTCCGCCGTCATCTATGAGAAGTCCCACTCCCTCGTGCGGTGCGAGTACGTCTGGAAGCGCACCGACGAGTGGATCAACTTCCCGTGGTCCGTGGAGCCGCCCGTCGTGAGGCGGGCCGGGCAGGTGCTCGACGCGTGA
- a CDS encoding ABC transporter ATP-binding protein yields MVVDGVGDGQYAGDTALEAHGVGVRYRRGWALRDCSFRLPAGRICGLVGPNGAGKTTLLGVAANMLGPTEGALRVFGAAPGSAEAGRRTAFLAQEKPLYRRFTVAETLRLGRELNPGWDQRAAEDIVRAGNVPLDARVGTLSGGQRTRVAFALAFGKRPDLLLLDEPMSDLDPVVRHELMGTLMAEAAERGTTVLMSTHVLAELESVCDYLVVVSSGAVRLAGDVDELLAVHTLVTGVQEDGGPPAGLERHTVVESRVTGRQFTALVRPEGPVTGPWETAPVTMEELLLAHLRSAEAPALITPTAQARVSRAVAA; encoded by the coding sequence ATGGTGGTGGATGGCGTGGGTGACGGACAGTACGCCGGTGACACGGCGTTGGAAGCGCACGGGGTGGGTGTGCGCTACCGGCGGGGCTGGGCGCTGCGGGACTGCTCGTTCCGGCTGCCGGCCGGGCGGATCTGCGGGCTGGTCGGCCCCAACGGCGCAGGCAAGACGACGCTGTTGGGCGTCGCCGCGAACATGCTGGGGCCGACGGAGGGCGCGCTCAGGGTGTTCGGCGCGGCCCCGGGCTCGGCGGAGGCCGGCCGGCGTACGGCGTTCCTCGCCCAGGAGAAGCCGCTGTACCGGCGCTTCACGGTGGCCGAGACGCTGCGGCTGGGGCGCGAGTTGAACCCCGGCTGGGACCAGCGGGCCGCCGAGGACATCGTGCGAGCCGGCAACGTGCCGCTCGACGCCAGGGTCGGCACCCTCTCCGGCGGCCAGCGCACCCGCGTCGCCTTCGCGCTCGCCTTCGGCAAGCGGCCCGACCTGCTGCTGCTCGACGAGCCGATGTCCGACCTCGACCCGGTCGTGCGGCACGAACTCATGGGCACCCTGATGGCCGAGGCCGCCGAGCGCGGCACCACCGTGCTGATGTCGACCCACGTCCTCGCCGAGCTGGAGAGCGTGTGCGACTACCTCGTCGTCGTGTCCTCGGGCGCGGTGCGGCTCGCCGGTGACGTGGACGAACTGCTCGCCGTGCACACCCTGGTCACCGGGGTCCAGGAGGACGGGGGGCCGCCCGCCGGTCTCGAGCGGCACACCGTCGTCGAATCCCGCGTCACCGGACGGCAGTTCACCGCCCTCGTACGTCCCGAGGGCCCGGTCACCGGCCCCTGGGAGACCGCCCCCGTGACCATGGAGGAACTCCTGCTCGCCCACCTGCGCTCGGCCGAGGCGCCCGCACTGATCACCCCCACCGCCCAGGCGCGGGTCTCCCGGGCGGTGGCCGCATGA
- a CDS encoding antibiotic biosynthesis monooxygenase family protein translates to MSVVKINVLTVPAEQREVLEKRFASRAHAVESSDGFEWFELLRPVDGTDNYLVYTRWRDEESFQAWMEGPMKAAHQGAGGEEGGDRPRPAASGSTLWSFEVVQQAAPKGA, encoded by the coding sequence ATGAGCGTAGTCAAGATCAATGTGCTGACCGTGCCCGCCGAGCAGCGGGAGGTTCTGGAGAAGCGGTTCGCCTCGCGCGCCCACGCCGTGGAGAGCTCCGACGGTTTCGAGTGGTTCGAGCTCCTGCGCCCCGTCGACGGCACCGACAACTACCTGGTCTACACCCGGTGGCGGGACGAGGAGTCCTTCCAGGCCTGGATGGAAGGGCCCATGAAGGCGGCCCACCAGGGCGCCGGGGGCGAGGAGGGCGGGGACCGTCCCAGGCCCGCGGCCTCCGGCTCGACCCTGTGGTCCTTCGAGGTGGTCCAGCAGGCGGCGCCCAAGGGCGCCTAG
- a CDS encoding MerR family transcriptional regulator, with protein sequence MPADRSPAVDNLDDDDYPAYTMGRAAAVLETTPAFLRALGEARLITPLRSEGGHRRYSRYQLRIAARARELVDQGTPIDAACRIIILEDQLEEAQRVNEEMRRQNAESRADQQR encoded by the coding sequence GTGCCCGCCGATCGTTCCCCCGCTGTCGACAACCTCGATGACGACGACTACCCCGCCTACACCATGGGGCGGGCCGCAGCCGTCCTCGAGACGACACCCGCCTTCCTGCGCGCCCTCGGCGAGGCCAGGCTGATCACTCCGCTGCGCTCGGAGGGCGGCCACCGCCGCTACTCCCGCTACCAGCTGCGCATCGCCGCCCGCGCCCGGGAACTGGTCGACCAGGGCACGCCCATCGACGCCGCCTGCCGCATCATCATCCTCGAGGACCAGCTGGAGGAGGCCCAGCGGGTGAACGAGGAAATGCGTCGGCAGAACGCCGAGTCCCGGGCGGACCAGCAGCGCTGA
- a CDS encoding flavodoxin family protein: MTDQAPTTDAPPARYDDLRALVFNCTLKRSPERSNTQGLIDRSARIMESQGVRVDVVRAVDHDIATGVWPDMTEHGWRSDAWPALYEKVMAADILVLAGPIWLGDNSSVTKQVIERLYACSSLLNDAGQYAYYGRVGGCLITGNEDGVKHCAMNVLYSLQHLGYTVPPQADAGWIGEAGPGPSYLDPGSGGPENDFTNRNTTFMTWNLLHLARLLKDAGGIPAYGNQRTAWDAGCRRDYENPEHR, translated from the coding sequence GTGACCGACCAGGCACCGACCACCGACGCCCCGCCCGCGCGCTACGACGACCTGCGTGCCCTCGTCTTCAACTGCACGCTGAAGCGGTCACCGGAGCGCAGCAACACCCAGGGGCTCATCGACCGCAGCGCGCGCATCATGGAGTCCCAGGGCGTCCGGGTCGACGTCGTGCGCGCCGTCGACCACGACATCGCCACCGGAGTGTGGCCCGACATGACCGAGCACGGCTGGCGCAGCGACGCCTGGCCGGCGCTGTACGAGAAGGTCATGGCGGCGGACATCCTGGTGCTGGCCGGGCCGATCTGGCTCGGCGACAACAGCTCCGTCACCAAGCAGGTGATCGAACGCCTCTACGCCTGCTCCAGCCTCCTCAACGACGCGGGACAGTACGCCTACTACGGGCGCGTCGGCGGCTGCCTGATCACCGGGAACGAGGACGGCGTCAAGCACTGCGCCATGAACGTGCTCTACAGCCTCCAGCACCTCGGGTACACCGTCCCGCCGCAGGCCGACGCCGGCTGGATCGGCGAGGCCGGCCCCGGGCCCTCCTACCTGGACCCCGGTTCGGGCGGCCCGGAGAACGACTTCACCAACCGCAACACCACCTTCATGACCTGGAACCTGCTGCACCTGGCCCGCCTGCTGAAGGACGCCGGCGGCATCCCGGCCTACGGCAACCAGCGCACGGCCTGGGACGCCGGCTGTCGCCGCGACTACGAAAACCCGGAGCACCGCTGA
- a CDS encoding SpoIIE family protein phosphatase, with protein sequence MNDGADSGRGAAGAGRGEADRASFVVDGEGIVVAWNAAAEDLLGHSAQEVLGRSAKDLVVTDATVDRRTADVVLRHRDGHHIGCRVRVNAEPAAETVLRWRIGLVPAEEELAAAVDRALVQALFTRSPVGLFVLDPHLRLRRYNAAAEGMQGILASDGIGLRPTEAWPDFSAEMAERVMRQVLKTGRPVLSFEKRGRPPGDPGREHVYSASAFRLEDDDGRVLGVADVVVDVTERHRAQQRLAMAAEAGARIGTTLDVLHTAGELADVVVPRLADCVTVDLLEPVLAGDEVPEGPGRAGWELRRAAARSLSADPGAGAYGIGEVGSYPATAPAAAVLTDRRPRLVPVVDADSPWMSGDVACGGRSRQKWIHSLMVVPLLVRDGALGLVSLYRWTDRGAFQDDDLTLAKDLAARAAVALDNARRYVRERNAVLSLQRGLLPHSLPAADAVQAAHHWVHSGAGGDWTDVIALPGARVALVAGSAPGRGVRTAATMGRLRTAVTTLAALDLAPDEVMARLEDLVRQMDAETAGPTTHSPVGTSCLYLVYDPVTCRCTAAAAGAPGLAVVDAAGTVSFPDVPAGPALGRPGPAFAKTTLRVREGTQLVLFTPGLLQGLDDEARHRELARALSESCDSPQDLCLRLTEALVPPDPPHDAAVLVARTRPIDPARVATWVLPADPAAVATARSLTARQLSTWAMDDELFATELIVSELVTNAIRYAEPPVQLRLIRDRTLSVEVSDGSSAAPYLRHARTTDEGGRGLLLVSQFAHRWGTRSEDRGKTIWAEEPVTSAA encoded by the coding sequence ATGAATGATGGGGCAGACAGCGGCCGCGGGGCGGCGGGAGCCGGGCGCGGCGAGGCGGACAGGGCGTCCTTCGTCGTCGACGGCGAAGGCATCGTGGTGGCGTGGAACGCCGCCGCCGAGGACCTGCTGGGCCATTCCGCGCAGGAGGTCCTCGGCCGGTCGGCCAAGGACCTGGTGGTCACGGACGCCACGGTGGACCGGCGGACCGCGGACGTCGTGCTGCGGCACCGGGACGGCCACCACATCGGCTGCCGGGTGCGCGTGAACGCCGAACCCGCGGCGGAGACGGTGCTGCGCTGGAGGATCGGGCTGGTCCCCGCCGAGGAGGAGCTGGCCGCCGCCGTCGACCGGGCGCTGGTGCAGGCGTTGTTCACGCGCTCCCCGGTCGGCCTGTTCGTCCTGGACCCGCACCTGCGCCTGCGGCGGTACAACGCCGCGGCGGAGGGCATGCAGGGCATCCTGGCGTCCGACGGCATCGGGCTGCGGCCCACCGAGGCGTGGCCCGACTTCAGCGCCGAGATGGCCGAGCGGGTGATGAGGCAGGTGCTGAAGACCGGCCGGCCGGTCCTCTCCTTCGAGAAGCGCGGCCGTCCGCCCGGTGACCCCGGCCGCGAGCACGTCTACTCGGCGTCCGCGTTCCGGCTGGAGGACGACGACGGGCGCGTGCTCGGCGTGGCCGACGTGGTGGTCGACGTCACCGAACGCCACCGCGCCCAGCAGCGGCTGGCGATGGCCGCCGAGGCGGGTGCCCGCATCGGCACCACCCTGGACGTGCTGCACACCGCGGGCGAGCTGGCCGACGTGGTGGTGCCGCGGCTGGCCGACTGCGTGACCGTGGACCTGCTGGAGCCGGTGCTGGCCGGCGACGAGGTGCCGGAGGGGCCGGGCCGGGCCGGCTGGGAGCTGCGGCGCGCCGCCGCCCGGTCGCTGTCCGCCGACCCCGGCGCGGGCGCGTACGGGATCGGTGAGGTCGGCAGCTACCCCGCCACCGCGCCGGCCGCCGCGGTCCTCACCGACCGCAGGCCGCGCCTGGTGCCCGTGGTCGACGCGGACAGCCCGTGGATGAGCGGTGACGTGGCCTGTGGCGGGCGGTCGCGGCAGAAGTGGATCCACTCGCTGATGGTGGTGCCGCTGCTGGTGCGCGACGGTGCGCTGGGCCTCGTGTCCCTGTACCGGTGGACCGACCGCGGGGCGTTCCAGGACGACGACCTCACCCTGGCCAAGGACCTCGCCGCCCGCGCCGCCGTGGCCCTGGACAACGCGCGCCGCTATGTGCGCGAACGCAACGCGGTGCTGTCGCTGCAGCGGGGTCTGCTGCCCCACAGCCTGCCCGCCGCCGACGCCGTGCAGGCGGCACACCACTGGGTGCACTCGGGGGCGGGCGGCGACTGGACCGACGTCATCGCGCTGCCCGGGGCGCGCGTGGCGCTCGTCGCGGGCAGTGCCCCGGGGCGCGGTGTGCGGACCGCCGCCACGATGGGGCGGCTGCGGACGGCCGTGACCACCCTGGCCGCCCTCGATCTGGCGCCCGACGAGGTCATGGCCCGCCTGGAGGATCTGGTGCGTCAGATGGACGCCGAGACCGCCGGCCCGACGACCCACAGCCCCGTCGGCACCAGCTGTCTCTATCTCGTCTACGACCCCGTCACTTGCCGGTGCACGGCGGCCGCGGCGGGCGCCCCGGGGCTGGCGGTGGTGGACGCGGCCGGCACCGTGTCCTTCCCGGACGTCCCGGCCGGTCCGGCTCTCGGCCGGCCAGGACCGGCGTTCGCGAAGACCACCCTGCGGGTGCGTGAGGGGACTCAGCTGGTCCTCTTCACCCCGGGGCTGTTGCAGGGCCTCGACGACGAGGCCCGCCACCGCGAGCTGGCGCGAGCGCTGTCCGAGTCCTGCGACTCCCCGCAAGACCTGTGCCTCAGGCTCACGGAGGCGCTGGTTCCCCCGGATCCGCCGCACGACGCGGCGGTCCTGGTGGCCCGCACCCGGCCGATCGATCCCGCGCGCGTCGCCACCTGGGTGCTGCCCGCCGACCCGGCGGCCGTGGCCACCGCCCGCTCGCTGACCGCCCGTCAGCTCAGCACGTGGGCCATGGACGACGAACTCTTCGCCACCGAGCTGATCGTCAGCGAGCTCGTCACCAACGCCATCCGGTACGCCGAGCCCCCGGTGCAGCTGCGTCTGATCCGCGACCGGACGCTGAGCGTCGAGGTCTCCGACGGCAGCAGCGCCGCGCCGTACCTGCGGCACGCCCGCACGACCGACGAGGGCGGTCGCGGACTGTTGCTGGTCTCCCAGTTCGCGCACCGCTGGGGGACGCGGTCGGAGGACCGCGGCAAGACCATCTGGGCCGAGGAGCCGGTCACGTCGGCGGCCTGA
- a CDS encoding trypco2 family protein, protein MVELAEMIRELRHELHAALAGGGDGPVRFELGPVEIEATVAVGRTGGAGGKVRFWVVEAGGEAQVESSRTHRICLTLQPKLVAPDGTRHDVLITGDEAEGER, encoded by the coding sequence ATGGTGGAACTGGCCGAGATGATCCGGGAGTTGAGGCACGAGCTGCACGCCGCGCTGGCCGGTGGCGGCGACGGGCCGGTGCGGTTCGAGCTGGGGCCGGTCGAGATCGAGGCGACCGTCGCCGTGGGGCGGACGGGCGGGGCCGGCGGGAAGGTGCGGTTCTGGGTGGTGGAGGCGGGCGGTGAGGCGCAGGTCGAGTCGTCGCGGACCCACCGGATCTGCCTGACCCTCCAGCCGAAACTCGTCGCGCCGGACGGCACCCGCCACGACGTGCTGATCACCGGCGACGAGGCGGAGGGCGAACGCTGA
- a CDS encoding glycosyltransferase, translated as MKDAHPLPQRTPVPTDHPDPVLDVVVPVFNEETDLEPGVRRLHAHLSDTFPYAFRITIADNASTDGTPEIAARLAGELPEVEALRLDEKGRGRALRTAWSRSQAPVLAYVDVDLSTELAALFPLVAPLISGHSDIAIGTRLARGARVVRGPKREITSRCYNALLRSTLAVRFSDAQCGFKAVRRDVAERLLPLVKDSGWFFDTELLVIAERAGLRIHEVPVDWVDDPDSRVDIVATALADLRGIARIGAALARGTLPPAELRRSEGDEPSGGLVMQLVRFAAVGAVSTLAHLLLYTLLRPVVGAQAANALALLICAIGNTAANRRLTFGIRGPGGVLRHQARGLAVFLLGLTLTSGSLAVLHVTAPSAGPRVELAVLIAANLTATLLRFLLFRAWVFGTRPRRRTGSTSS; from the coding sequence TTGAAGGACGCACACCCTCTGCCGCAACGCACCCCGGTCCCGACCGACCACCCGGATCCCGTCCTGGACGTCGTCGTCCCCGTCTTCAACGAGGAGACGGACCTGGAGCCCGGCGTGCGGCGGCTGCACGCGCACCTCAGCGACACCTTTCCCTACGCGTTCCGGATCACCATCGCCGACAACGCCAGCACGGACGGCACCCCGGAGATCGCCGCCCGGCTCGCCGGTGAACTGCCCGAGGTCGAGGCGCTGCGGCTCGACGAGAAGGGACGCGGCCGGGCCCTGCGCACCGCCTGGTCCCGCTCGCAGGCCCCGGTGCTCGCGTACGTCGACGTCGACCTGTCCACGGAACTGGCCGCGCTGTTCCCGCTCGTCGCCCCGCTGATATCCGGGCACTCCGACATAGCCATCGGCACCCGCCTGGCCCGCGGCGCCCGCGTCGTCCGCGGCCCCAAACGGGAGATCACCTCCCGCTGCTACAACGCGCTCCTGCGCTCCACGCTCGCCGTGCGCTTCTCCGACGCGCAGTGCGGTTTCAAGGCGGTGCGGCGGGACGTGGCCGAGCGGCTGCTGCCCCTGGTGAAGGACTCGGGCTGGTTCTTCGACACCGAACTGCTGGTCATCGCCGAGCGGGCGGGCCTGCGCATCCACGAGGTGCCGGTCGACTGGGTGGACGACCCCGACAGCCGCGTCGACATCGTCGCCACGGCACTGGCCGACCTGCGCGGCATCGCCCGGATCGGCGCGGCGCTGGCGCGCGGCACCCTCCCCCCGGCCGAACTGCGGCGCAGCGAGGGCGACGAGCCGTCGGGCGGGCTGGTCATGCAACTGGTGCGCTTCGCCGCCGTGGGAGCGGTGAGCACCCTCGCCCACCTGCTGCTGTACACGTTGCTGCGTCCGGTGGTGGGAGCGCAGGCCGCCAACGCGCTCGCGCTGCTGATCTGCGCCATCGGCAACACGGCCGCCAACCGCCGCCTCACCTTCGGCATCCGCGGCCCCGGCGGGGTGCTGCGCCACCAGGCCAGAGGGCTGGCGGTGTTCCTGCTCGGCCTGACGCTCACCAGCGGCTCGCTCGCCGTACTGCACGTCACGGCGCCGTCGGCCGGGCCGCGCGTCGAACTCGCCGTGCTGATCGCCGCGAACCTGACGGCGACGCTGCTGCGCTTCCTGCTCTTCCGGGCGTGGGTCTTCGGCACGCGCCCGCGCCGCCGGACCGGTTCCACGTCATCGTGA
- a CDS encoding ABC transporter permease subunit has protein sequence MSTLTGTPVTGDTGAPASRRPLLTGVTWLVWRQHRAAYLTVLGAGVLLVAWTVFQRDRMLDFLTGYGWPANGVETLGPKFEPYAAAFQPVSTALGLIPVVLGVFVGAPLLAGDLEHGTAKLVAAQTVSRTRWLATKLGLTALVITVSTVAPSIAFGWWWEPLKQEATVLDWTSGAAFDTTGPVAAALTLFTVVGGVAIGVVLRRTLAAMVVAFGFAVAVQLAWNWLRLELGDVVTVTTDKGVLAEGSFPTLPDAAHQLDQWYLTGSGELLGWSTCVDEETEQARELCLRQADVIGWSVDYLPISQMAGMQWLGAAILLALTAAVTAFLFLWARKRLV, from the coding sequence ATGAGCACCCTCACCGGCACGCCCGTCACCGGCGACACCGGCGCACCCGCCTCGCGCCGCCCCCTGCTCACCGGCGTGACCTGGCTCGTCTGGCGCCAGCACCGGGCCGCGTACCTGACCGTCCTCGGCGCGGGTGTGCTCCTGGTGGCGTGGACCGTCTTCCAGCGCGACCGCATGCTCGACTTCCTCACCGGCTACGGCTGGCCCGCCAACGGCGTCGAGACCCTGGGCCCGAAGTTCGAGCCGTACGCCGCCGCCTTCCAGCCGGTCAGCACCGCGCTGGGGCTGATCCCCGTGGTGCTGGGCGTGTTCGTCGGCGCCCCGCTGCTCGCGGGCGACCTGGAGCACGGCACCGCCAAGCTCGTCGCCGCCCAGACCGTGAGCCGCACCCGCTGGCTTGCCACCAAGCTGGGCCTGACCGCGCTGGTGATCACCGTGAGCACGGTGGCGCCGTCCATCGCGTTCGGCTGGTGGTGGGAGCCGCTCAAGCAGGAGGCGACGGTCCTGGACTGGACGTCCGGCGCCGCCTTCGACACCACGGGCCCGGTGGCCGCCGCGCTCACTCTGTTCACCGTCGTGGGCGGTGTGGCGATCGGCGTGGTGCTGCGGCGCACGCTGGCGGCCATGGTGGTCGCCTTCGGATTCGCCGTCGCCGTCCAACTGGCCTGGAACTGGCTGCGCCTCGAGCTCGGCGACGTGGTCACGGTCACCACGGACAAGGGCGTCCTCGCGGAGGGCTCGTTCCCCACGCTGCCGGACGCCGCGCACCAGCTCGACCAGTGGTACCTCACCGGCAGCGGGGAGCTGCTCGGCTGGAGCACCTGCGTCGACGAGGAGACGGAGCAGGCGCGCGAGCTGTGCCTGCGGCAGGCCGACGTGATCGGCTGGTCGGTGGACTACCTGCCGATCTCCCAGATGGCCGGCATGCAGTGGCTGGGCGCGGCGATCCTGCTGGCGCTGACCGCCGCCGTCACGGCGTTCCTCTTCCTGTGGGCGCGCAAGCGCCTGGTCTGA
- a CDS encoding cold-shock protein: MASGTVKWFNAEKGFGFIEQDGGGADVFAHYSNIATSGFRELQEGQKVTFDVTQGQKGPQAENIVPA; encoded by the coding sequence ATGGCATCTGGCACCGTGAAGTGGTTCAACGCGGAAAAGGGCTTCGGCTTCATTGAGCAGGACGGTGGCGGCGCCGACGTGTTCGCTCACTACTCGAACATCGCCACCTCCGGCTTCCGCGAGCTTCAGGAAGGCCAGAAGGTGACCTTCGACGTCACGCAGGGCCAGAAGGGCCCGCAGGCCGAGAACATCGTTCCCGCCTGA
- the dcd gene encoding dCTP deaminase: MLLSDKDIRAEIDAGRVRIDPYDESMVQPSSIDVRLDRYFRVFENHRYPHIDPSIEQADLTRLVEPEGDEPFILHPGEFVLASTYEVITLPDDLASRLEGKSSLGRLGLVTHSTAGFIDPGFSGHVTLELSNLATLPIKLWPGMKIGQLCMFRLSSPAEFPYGSERYGSRYQGQRGPTASRSFLNFHRTQV, from the coding sequence GTGCTTCTCTCAGACAAGGACATCCGGGCCGAGATCGACGCCGGACGGGTACGGATCGATCCCTATGACGAATCCATGGTGCAGCCGTCGAGCATCGACGTGCGGCTGGACCGGTACTTCCGGGTGTTCGAGAACCACCGGTACCCGCACATCGACCCCTCCATCGAGCAGGCCGACCTGACGCGCCTGGTCGAGCCCGAGGGCGACGAACCGTTCATCCTGCACCCCGGTGAGTTCGTGCTCGCCTCGACGTACGAGGTCATCACCCTGCCCGACGACCTCGCCTCCCGTCTGGAGGGCAAGAGCTCGCTCGGACGGCTCGGGCTCGTCACCCACTCGACCGCCGGGTTCATCGACCCCGGGTTCTCCGGGCACGTGACCCTGGAGCTGTCGAACCTGGCGACGCTCCCCATCAAGCTCTGGCCCGGCATGAAGATCGGCCAGCTGTGCATGTTCCGGCTGAGCTCGCCCGCCGAGTTCCCGTACGGGAGCGAGCGGTACGGGTCGCGGTACCAGGGACAGCGCGGGCCCACCGCCTCCCGGTCCTTCCTCAATTTCCACCGGACGCAGGTCTGA
- a CDS encoding Yip1 family protein: MSQLGRKAGPGTRGPAHRSPRPGTFDDVAGFRIGRGGRNDRAPHTRPQHPPHGQQAPQGPSYGYPQAPQPHPYPGQRSYGNAPWPQTNGGYGGPGGGEPEYFGDDGAYHQGGPDPYAANNPGHTQAFSVGEDPYSQGGTYHAGAAPAAPVGPRLHGKALLRGIVLEPQQTFLQMRDYTMWGPALIVTFLYGLIAVFGFDGAREDAINATLSNAIPIVLTTAVAMVLSAFVLGVVTHTLARQLGGNGAWQPTVGLSMLIMSITDAPRLLVATFLGGDAPFVQILGWATWVAGGALLTLMVSKSHDLPWPKALGASAIQLIALLSIVKLGTV; this comes from the coding sequence ATGTCACAGCTCGGCCGCAAAGCCGGGCCCGGAACCCGGGGCCCGGCCCACCGCTCTCCGAGACCAGGTACGTTCGATGACGTGGCTGGATTCAGGATCGGACGCGGCGGCCGGAACGACCGCGCCCCGCACACGCGACCGCAACACCCCCCGCACGGACAGCAGGCGCCGCAGGGGCCGTCGTACGGCTACCCGCAGGCCCCGCAGCCGCACCCGTACCCCGGGCAGCGGAGCTACGGGAACGCGCCCTGGCCGCAGACGAACGGCGGTTACGGCGGTCCCGGCGGCGGCGAGCCGGAGTACTTCGGCGACGACGGCGCGTACCACCAGGGCGGGCCGGACCCGTACGCCGCGAACAACCCGGGGCACACCCAGGCCTTCTCGGTCGGCGAGGACCCGTACAGCCAGGGCGGCACCTACCATGCCGGTGCGGCCCCGGCCGCCCCGGTCGGCCCGCGGCTGCACGGGAAGGCCCTGCTGCGCGGCATCGTGCTCGAGCCCCAGCAGACGTTCCTGCAGATGCGCGACTACACGATGTGGGGCCCGGCCCTCATCGTGACCTTCCTCTACGGCCTGATCGCGGTCTTCGGCTTCGACGGCGCCCGCGAGGACGCGATCAACGCCACCCTCTCCAACGCCATCCCGATCGTCCTGACGACGGCCGTCGCGATGGTGCTCAGCGCGTTCGTCCTGGGCGTGGTCACCCATACCCTGGCCCGTCAGCTCGGCGGCAACGGCGCGTGGCAGCCCACCGTCGGCCTCTCCATGCTGATCATGTCCATCACGGACGCGCCCCGGCTGCTCGTCGCGACGTTCCTGGGCGGCGACGCCCCCTTCGTCCAGATCCTCGGCTGGGCGACCTGGGTCGCGGGCGGCGCGCTGCTGACGCTGATGGTGTCGAAGTCGCACGACCTGCCGTGGCCGAAGGCGCTGGGCGCGTCGGCGATCCAGCTGATCGCGCTGCTGTCGATCGTGAAGCTGGGCACGGTGTAG
- a CDS encoding tellurite resistance TerB family protein, translating to MAMWDRIKDQAKNLQQQAQGARGSGAQGGHGGHGPYGGPGGHGRPGPGSSGGSRAQLVSTLKSQLTSLKTELKSGAFRDASMAMCALVAAADGHVDPTERQQMESLILSNDVLQNFPPEQLRQRFSMHVDQLAFDFPQGKTQVLQEIAKAAKKPAEARAVVQTGFVIAGADGYIAPAEEQVLREACSVLGLSPQEFGL from the coding sequence ATGGCTATGTGGGATCGGATCAAGGACCAGGCCAAGAACCTGCAGCAGCAGGCCCAGGGCGCGCGTGGCTCCGGCGCACAGGGCGGACACGGCGGCCACGGCCCCTACGGCGGTCCGGGCGGTCACGGCAGGCCGGGTCCCGGGTCCTCCGGCGGCTCGCGCGCCCAGCTGGTGAGCACGCTCAAGTCGCAGCTCACGTCCCTGAAGACCGAGCTCAAGAGCGGTGCCTTCCGGGACGCCAGCATGGCCATGTGCGCCCTGGTCGCGGCGGCCGACGGGCATGTGGACCCGACCGAGCGGCAGCAGATGGAGTCGCTGATCCTGAGCAACGACGTCCTGCAGAACTTCCCGCCGGAGCAGCTGCGGCAGCGGTTCAGCATGCACGTCGACCAGCTGGCCTTCGACTTCCCCCAGGGCAAGACGCAGGTCCTCCAGGAGATCGCCAAGGCGGCGAAGAAGCCGGCCGAGGCCCGCGCGGTCGTCCAGACCGGCTTCGTCATCGCCGGCGCAGACGGCTACATCGCGCCGGCCGAGGAGCAGGTGCTGCGCGAGGCGTGCTCGGTGCTCGGTCTGTCCCCCCAGGAGTTCGGCCTCTGA
- a CDS encoding ArsR/SmtB family transcription factor: MPEVPPPAPTGDELLKVLSALGNPHRMRIVAALLECRNYVSALAREIGMSRPLLHMHLQRLEAAGLVVGTLELAEDGKAMKYFDVTPFFYELTPGVIARAAATLTEAEKTEAEKEEAK; this comes from the coding sequence ATGCCCGAGGTCCCGCCTCCGGCACCGACGGGCGACGAGTTGCTGAAGGTGCTCTCCGCACTCGGCAATCCGCACCGCATGCGGATCGTCGCGGCGCTGCTGGAGTGCCGGAACTACGTCAGCGCGCTGGCTCGCGAGATCGGCATGAGCCGCCCGCTGCTGCACATGCACCTCCAGCGACTGGAGGCGGCGGGTCTGGTCGTCGGCACGCTCGAACTCGCGGAGGACGGCAAGGCGATGAAGTACTTCGATGTCACGCCGTTCTTCTACGAGTTGACACCCGGCGTCATCGCCCGTGCGGCCGCCACGCTCACCGAGGCCGAGAAGACCGAGGCCGAGAAAGAGGAAGCGAAGTGA